A stretch of Candidatus Sphingomonas phytovorans DNA encodes these proteins:
- a CDS encoding class I SAM-dependent methyltransferase produces the protein MTDVFHPSVLDPTARTVVDRLQRKASKQLPTLFRHYLPRLPSMLLGRPVRPPRDIGFFDDKLLPLNLAQGDLLYLLARARRPRCAVEFGTSFGVSTIYLAAAIRDAGCGGRVIGTELVPAKAAAAQANLAAAGLANLVEIREGDARETLACVDEQVDFLLLDGWPQLALDVLRAVEPSLSNGAIVFVDNVAQFRTELKPVVERLSSPTWRTSMLPFRSGTLVAVRES, from the coding sequence ATGACTGACGTTTTTCATCCTTCCGTTCTGGATCCGACCGCGCGAACTGTCGTCGATCGGCTGCAGAGAAAAGCGAGCAAACAGCTACCAACGCTCTTTCGCCACTATTTGCCCCGCTTGCCTTCCATGCTGCTCGGGCGCCCGGTCAGGCCGCCCAGGGACATTGGCTTCTTCGACGACAAACTCCTGCCGCTCAATCTTGCGCAAGGCGATCTCCTCTACCTGCTTGCCCGGGCGCGGAGACCGCGTTGCGCCGTCGAATTCGGCACGTCCTTCGGCGTCTCGACCATCTATCTCGCCGCGGCGATCCGGGATGCGGGCTGCGGCGGGCGCGTGATAGGCACCGAACTGGTGCCGGCGAAGGCGGCGGCAGCGCAAGCGAATCTCGCGGCGGCCGGTCTCGCCAATCTGGTGGAGATCCGCGAGGGTGACGCACGCGAAACGCTAGCGTGCGTCGATGAGCAGGTGGACTTTCTCTTGCTTGATGGTTGGCCGCAACTTGCGCTCGATGTTCTTCGAGCTGTCGAGCCGTCGCTATCGAATGGGGCGATCGTGTTCGTGGATAATGTCGCGCAGTTCCGCACGGAATTGAAGCCGGTGGTCGAACGTCTGTCGAGCCCGACCTGGCGGACCAGCATGTTGCCTTTCAGAAGCGGAACACTCGTGGCCGTACGCGAAAGCTGA
- a CDS encoding helix-turn-helix transcriptional regulator, translated as MIAYGPTAVPLPVGEILVAARGRDPAGHGSLPHRHPEGQLLGSLRGLISVGTEKGVWVVPATHAVWLPPHEPHWARSHGAMDGWTVYVAEDACAGLPREASTIRTSSLLRAAVLRAAGWTPGPRGPAAERVAAVILDEIGGLPVETFGLSLPRDPRMLRVAQALIDDPADDRAIGAWAALACVSERTLSRRFVEETGFSFRVWRQRSKLMRALEMLAEGQAVTTIALDLGYATASGFIALFRRTFGEPPAAYRAEMIDADRADP; from the coding sequence ATGATCGCATATGGACCCACCGCCGTTCCGCTGCCCGTCGGCGAGATCCTGGTCGCCGCGCGCGGCCGCGATCCGGCGGGTCACGGCTCGCTTCCGCACCGGCATCCGGAGGGCCAGCTCCTGGGATCGCTGAGAGGCCTGATCTCGGTCGGCACCGAAAAGGGCGTGTGGGTGGTGCCGGCAACTCATGCAGTATGGTTGCCGCCACATGAGCCGCACTGGGCACGCTCGCATGGGGCCATGGATGGGTGGACCGTCTATGTGGCGGAAGATGCCTGTGCGGGCCTGCCGCGCGAGGCCTCCACGATCCGTACCTCCAGCCTCCTGCGCGCGGCGGTGCTGCGGGCCGCGGGGTGGACACCTGGTCCGAGGGGCCCCGCCGCCGAGCGGGTTGCGGCCGTAATCCTCGACGAGATCGGCGGCCTGCCGGTGGAGACGTTCGGACTGTCGCTACCACGCGATCCACGAATGCTGCGGGTTGCTCAAGCGCTGATCGACGACCCCGCCGATGATCGCGCAATCGGCGCCTGGGCGGCGCTGGCGTGCGTGAGCGAGCGCACGCTCAGCCGCCGGTTCGTTGAGGAGACGGGCTTCAGCTTCAGGGTCTGGCGCCAGCGCTCGAAACTCATGCGGGCCCTGGAGATGCTGGCTGAGGGACAGGCGGTTACCACGATCGCGCTCGACCTTGGGTACGCCACGGCAAGCGGTTTTATCGCCCTGTTTCGCCGGACGTTCGGCGAACCGCCTGCCGCCTATCGCGCCGAGATGATCGATGCGGATCGCGCCGACCCTTAG
- the secA gene encoding preprotein translocase subunit SecA produces the protein MLGGFAKSLFGSSNDRYVKSLGSIVAKIAAFEPTISAMTDAELSNQTSVFRERLANGTKLDDLLPEAFATVREAAKRTLGQRHYDVQMVGGIVLHRGEIAEMRTGEGKTLVATLATYLNALPGTGVHVVTVNDYLAERDAGWMGQVYRFLGLTVGVIIPNLTDQQRRDAYHSDITYGTNNEFGFDYLRDNMKYERSSMVQRAFNFAIVDEVDSILIDEARTPLIISGPTDDKSDLYKSVDAVVKQLTAEDYEKDEKQKSIILTEDGTEKVERMLEAAGLLQGANLYDFENTQVVHHTNQALRANMMFKLDTDYIVKDGKVIIIDEFTGRMMDGRRWSDGLHQAVEAKEGVQIEPENQTMASITFQNYFRMYPKLSGMTGTAATEAAEFYDIYKMNVVTIPTNVGVRRVDEEDEFYKDTADKFQAIAKKIKHHAELGQPVLVGTVSIEKSELLSEFLVKEGVKHEVLNARQHEREAHIVAQAGRKSVVTIATNMAGRGTDIQLGGNLEFRVNDELAEMPEGPEREAAIAKIKAEISAEKAEVLASGGLFVLGTERHESRRIDNQLRGRSGRQGDPGLSRFYLSLDDDLLRIFGPDTLFARMMRSNIGDGEAIGSKWLSKAIETAQKKVEARNYDIRKQVVEYDDVMNDQRKVIYEQRADIMDADTVGDVVADMRTELVNSIVGDACPPNSYPEQWDIEGMRTKLAEMLALEPPIDDWLKEESIDPEVVEERVREAADAMVAEKAAMLEPEQWIQVEKSILLQNLDHHWKEHLATLDALRQVVHLRAYAQKTPINEYKQEAFSLFERMLGNIREDVTRTIAHAQFQLEERPALPDLPDFITTHFDPFSGDDDSADFDAGTRGLLTTTLPPLSIPRPTGEEVGEDPADWEGKVSRNASCPCGSGRKYKHCHGAV, from the coding sequence ATGCTCGGCGGCTTTGCCAAATCGCTTTTCGGCTCCTCGAACGACCGTTACGTCAAGTCGCTCGGCTCCATCGTCGCGAAGATCGCGGCGTTCGAACCGACCATCTCGGCGATGACCGACGCCGAGCTTTCCAACCAGACGAGCGTGTTCCGCGAGCGGCTGGCGAACGGCACCAAGCTCGACGACCTGCTGCCCGAGGCGTTCGCCACGGTGCGCGAGGCGGCGAAGCGGACGCTCGGCCAGCGCCATTACGACGTTCAGATGGTCGGCGGCATCGTGCTCCATCGCGGTGAGATCGCCGAGATGCGCACCGGCGAGGGCAAGACGCTGGTCGCGACGCTCGCGACCTATCTCAACGCGCTGCCGGGCACCGGCGTGCATGTCGTCACGGTCAACGACTATCTGGCGGAGCGCGATGCCGGCTGGATGGGCCAGGTCTATCGCTTCCTCGGCCTGACCGTCGGCGTGATCATCCCGAACCTGACCGACCAGCAGCGCCGCGACGCCTATCATTCGGATATCACCTACGGCACGAACAACGAGTTCGGCTTCGATTATCTGCGCGACAACATGAAGTATGAGCGCAGCTCGATGGTGCAGCGCGCCTTCAACTTCGCGATCGTCGACGAGGTCGATTCGATCCTGATCGACGAGGCGCGCACGCCGCTGATCATTTCCGGTCCGACCGACGACAAGTCCGATCTCTACAAGAGCGTCGACGCGGTGGTGAAGCAACTGACCGCCGAGGACTATGAGAAGGACGAGAAGCAGAAGTCGATCATCCTGACCGAGGACGGCACGGAGAAGGTCGAGCGCATGCTCGAGGCGGCCGGCCTGCTCCAGGGCGCGAACCTCTATGATTTCGAGAACACCCAGGTGGTGCATCACACCAACCAGGCGCTGCGCGCGAACATGATGTTCAAGCTGGACACCGATTACATCGTCAAGGACGGCAAGGTCATCATCATCGATGAGTTCACGGGCCGGATGATGGATGGCCGGCGCTGGTCGGACGGCCTTCACCAGGCGGTCGAGGCGAAGGAGGGCGTTCAGATCGAGCCCGAGAACCAGACCATGGCCTCGATCACCTTCCAGAATTATTTCCGCATGTACCCCAAGCTCTCCGGCATGACCGGTACCGCGGCGACCGAAGCGGCCGAATTCTACGATATCTACAAGATGAACGTCGTCACCATCCCGACCAACGTCGGCGTGAGGCGCGTCGACGAGGAGGACGAGTTCTACAAGGACACCGCCGACAAGTTCCAGGCGATCGCCAAGAAGATCAAGCATCATGCCGAGCTGGGCCAGCCGGTGCTGGTCGGCACCGTCTCGATCGAGAAGTCGGAACTGCTGTCCGAATTCCTCGTCAAGGAAGGCGTGAAGCACGAGGTGCTCAACGCGCGCCAGCATGAACGCGAGGCGCACATCGTGGCGCAGGCCGGGCGCAAGAGCGTGGTGACGATCGCCACCAACATGGCCGGCCGCGGCACCGACATCCAGCTTGGCGGCAACCTGGAATTTCGCGTCAATGATGAACTGGCCGAAATGCCCGAGGGGCCGGAGCGCGAAGCCGCGATCGCCAAGATCAAGGCGGAGATCTCCGCCGAGAAAGCGGAGGTGCTCGCTTCGGGCGGTCTCTTCGTGCTGGGCACCGAGCGGCACGAGAGCCGCCGCATCGACAACCAGCTTCGCGGCCGTTCGGGCCGTCAGGGTGACCCCGGCCTCAGCCGCTTCTATCTGAGCCTTGACGACGATCTGCTGCGCATCTTCGGGCCGGACACGCTGTTCGCGCGGATGATGCGGTCGAACATCGGCGATGGCGAGGCGATCGGATCGAAATGGCTCTCCAAGGCGATCGAGACGGCGCAGAAGAAGGTCGAGGCGCGCAACTACGATATCCGCAAGCAGGTCGTCGAATATGACGACGTGATGAACGACCAACGCAAGGTGATCTACGAACAGCGCGCCGACATCATGGATGCGGACACGGTCGGCGATGTCGTTGCCGACATGCGCACCGAACTGGTGAATTCAATCGTCGGCGATGCGTGCCCGCCCAACAGCTATCCCGAGCAATGGGATATCGAGGGCATGCGCACGAAGCTGGCCGAGATGCTCGCGCTCGAGCCGCCGATCGACGACTGGCTGAAGGAAGAGTCGATCGATCCGGAGGTGGTCGAGGAGCGCGTGCGCGAGGCGGCCGATGCGATGGTCGCCGAGAAGGCCGCGATGCTTGAGCCGGAGCAGTGGATCCAGGTCGAGAAGTCGATCCTGCTGCAGAATCTCGATCATCACTGGAAGGAGCATCTGGCGACACTCGACGCGCTGCGCCAGGTCGTCCACCTGCGCGCCTATGCGCAAAAGACGCCGATCAACGAATATAAGCAGGAAGCCTTTTCGCTGTTCGAGCGGATGCTGGGCAATATTCGCGAGGACGTGACCCGCACCATCGCGCATGCGCAGTTCCAGCTTGAGGAGCGGCCGGCGCTGCCCGACCTGCCCGACTTCATCACCACGCATTTCGATCCGTTCAGCGGCGACGACGACAGCGCGGATTTCGACGCCGGCACCCGCGGCCTTTTGACCACGACCTTACCGCCGCTATCGATCCCGCGGCCGACCGGGGAGGAGGTGGGCGAGGACCCGGCCGACTGGGAAGGCAAGGTGAGCCGCAACGCCTCATGCCCCTGCGGGTCGGGCCGCAAATACAAGCACTGCCACGGGGCGGTATGA
- a CDS encoding energy transducer TonB: MIIGEGRSVTIAVVFTAVVLFLLLIVMIVLGFEQYGPRLWIALGGRVVPPPDRTLAGAKAAPVDSPGAWFGEDAYPPDAIRLGQQGRTVAKVVVDATGAPTDCTITTGSGSKSLDSTTCTILMKQATFTPARDRNGVATIGDYTVPVRWVLPQN; the protein is encoded by the coding sequence ATGATCATCGGGGAGGGGCGGAGCGTCACGATCGCCGTGGTCTTCACGGCTGTGGTGCTCTTCCTGTTGCTGATCGTGATGATCGTCCTTGGCTTCGAGCAATATGGGCCGCGCCTGTGGATCGCGCTTGGCGGACGGGTCGTGCCGCCGCCTGATCGTACGCTGGCCGGAGCGAAGGCGGCGCCAGTCGATAGTCCGGGCGCCTGGTTCGGAGAGGATGCCTATCCGCCCGATGCGATACGCCTTGGCCAACAAGGACGCACGGTGGCGAAAGTCGTGGTCGATGCGACAGGGGCACCGACCGATTGTACGATCACAACCGGCAGCGGATCGAAGAGCCTCGATTCAACGACCTGTACGATCCTGATGAAGCAGGCGACCTTCACACCGGCACGAGACCGAAACGGTGTGGCGACCATCGGCGATTATACGGTGCCGGTCCGATGGGTATTGCCGCAGAACTGA
- a CDS encoding glutathione S-transferase encodes MLTIWGRLNSHNVKKVAWFAEEAGLSYVRHDVGGRFGMDADYLARNPNALIPTIDDGEVTLWESNAILRYLAARHAPDRFWPAAPAARAMADRWMDWQIDYAEAQRDAFINLVRRTEDQRDTDAIRRSADTCARKMAVLDAHLALSPWLSGDAFGIGDVPMGVYAHSWFTLPIERPDLPNVADWYNSLQARAGYASQVMIPLT; translated from the coding sequence ATGCTGACCATCTGGGGTCGCCTGAACTCCCACAACGTGAAGAAAGTCGCGTGGTTCGCCGAGGAGGCCGGCCTCTCCTATGTCCGGCATGATGTCGGCGGCCGGTTCGGCATGGACGCCGACTATCTCGCGCGGAATCCCAACGCCCTGATCCCGACGATCGACGACGGCGAGGTGACCCTTTGGGAATCCAATGCGATCCTGCGCTATCTCGCCGCGCGTCACGCACCGGATCGTTTCTGGCCCGCCGCTCCCGCGGCACGGGCGATGGCCGATCGCTGGATGGACTGGCAGATCGATTACGCCGAGGCCCAGCGCGACGCGTTCATCAACCTGGTTCGGCGCACCGAAGACCAGCGAGATACCGACGCGATCAGGCGATCGGCCGACACCTGTGCCCGCAAGATGGCGGTGCTCGACGCCCATCTCGCGCTGAGCCCCTGGCTGTCGGGCGACGCCTTCGGCATCGGTGACGTGCCGATGGGCGTCTATGCTCATAGCTGGTTCACCCTGCCGATCGAGCGGCCGGACCTGCCCAATGTGGCCGACTGGTACAACAGCCTCCAGGCACGCGCCGGCTATGCCAGCCAGGTGATGATCCCGCTCACCTGA
- the trxA gene encoding thioredoxin TrxA → MATKQITDDSFHSDVISSDKPVLVDFWAEWCGPCKMIGPSLEEISDELGEQVSIVKLNIDDNPDAPGRYGVRGIPTMILFKNGAPAATKVGAEPKGRIKAWLEGELA, encoded by the coding sequence ATGGCGACCAAGCAGATCACCGACGACAGCTTCCACAGCGACGTCATCAGTTCCGACAAGCCGGTGCTCGTCGATTTCTGGGCCGAGTGGTGCGGGCCGTGCAAGATGATCGGCCCCAGCCTGGAGGAGATTTCCGACGAACTTGGCGAGCAGGTGTCGATCGTCAAACTCAACATCGACGACAATCCCGACGCCCCGGGGCGCTATGGCGTGCGCGGCATCCCGACGATGATTCTGTTCAAGAACGGGGCCCCTGCCGCGACCAAAGTCGGCGCTGAGCCGAAGGGCCGGATCAAGGCATGGCTTGAGGGCGAACTCGCCTGA
- the addA gene encoding double-strand break repair helicase AddA: MAVSADNRPLPHLKGNQAAASAPDAHVWLSASAGTGKTQVLTARVFRLLLRGVDPGAILCLTFTKAGAAEMAGRISARLAAWVRMPENDLKKDLYALGEDHLDPRRTAYARTLFAKVLDAPGSGLRIQTIHSFCQGLLAAFPVEAGLVPGFRPLEAREESVLAREALAEMLVEADREGRAKPIETIGRLSVRLGEGEAENFLRACGRAPAAMEELPRGDGLRPFLRRALDLPTGDIESVILSACGDDMVDHEALDSIGGMNSGWGTKSGVERAGIIYGWLEKPVVERAAALVDLHKVWARADGGMRSFAKGQAPQEEEYPELASGLYTWCAELLDLRVRAVYADLLADALDVGRDYAAAYARAKRRIGGVDFDDLIRATIDLLGQPGMGEWVRYKLDQVTEHILIDEAQDTNPEQWSIVRALADEFFAGLGAHDERLRTLFTVGDYKQAIFGFQGTHPIYFQAAERHFGGLAEDAQGPDGEGLRFDRLSLTHSFRSTLPVLEFVDAAIEAIPEPGLGTIAEREPHASEVQGPGTVSLWPLTVAGGSEEDEEGWIADSTRALASQIAKQIKAWIGTLVLESKGRTLRPEDVMILVKRRGELASLIVARLYAEGVPVAGVDRLRLNAPLAVQDLLAAIRFVLQPGDDLSLASLLVSPLIGWSQERLMETAPRDSGSLWRHLSRTQPREALDPLHRMLDRADIATPYQFLEEMLSGSLDGRRKLIRRLGQEARDPIEELLNAALDFESLGTPSLQRFLDWFDRGDVEIKRDPSAPLDAVRVMTAHGAKGLQAPLVILADAAVDPTRSPRSTLDWTPEGMANALPIFRPRASERSGPLGDVLDADAQRELEEHWRLFYVAATRAEERLVIAGALGPLAKGEPPPSSWYAAADCAMTALGVAPSPDARSFTGIVPQKAVAVFGRKAAEQEEDVSLPGWTQERAPVEARPPRPLAPSSLGEDAVADPPPTPAMRAAADRGRLIHALFERLPSVSRASREGAADCWLERVGAVADPVARAKIGQTVLKVLDDPRFADLFGPESLAEAPIAAVVGEGLVVSGTVDRLLVTSELIQVIDYKTGRQIPQAPDDIPPYHARQMAAYVEALRVIFPGREIEAALLYTAGPTLVGLPLSLLDRHKPGYAAPQQSYDLPA, from the coding sequence ATGGCCGTGAGCGCGGATAACCGGCCCCTTCCGCATTTGAAGGGCAATCAGGCCGCCGCGAGCGCGCCCGATGCTCATGTCTGGCTGTCGGCCTCGGCCGGCACGGGCAAGACTCAGGTGTTGACCGCGCGCGTGTTTCGCCTGTTGCTGCGCGGGGTCGATCCCGGCGCGATCCTGTGCCTGACCTTCACCAAGGCCGGCGCGGCCGAGATGGCGGGGCGGATCAGCGCCCGGCTCGCCGCCTGGGTGCGCATGCCCGAGAACGACTTGAAGAAGGACCTGTATGCGCTTGGCGAGGATCATCTCGATCCGCGCCGCACCGCCTATGCCCGTACCCTGTTCGCCAAGGTGCTTGACGCGCCGGGCAGCGGCCTGCGCATCCAGACGATTCACAGCTTCTGCCAGGGGTTGCTTGCTGCCTTCCCGGTCGAGGCCGGGCTGGTGCCGGGTTTCCGCCCGTTGGAAGCACGCGAGGAATCGGTGCTGGCGCGCGAGGCGCTGGCCGAGATGCTGGTCGAGGCGGATCGCGAGGGCAGGGCGAAGCCGATCGAGACGATCGGCCGGCTGAGCGTGCGGCTTGGCGAGGGCGAGGCGGAGAATTTCCTGCGCGCCTGTGGGCGAGCGCCGGCCGCGATGGAGGAATTGCCGCGCGGTGACGGACTGCGCCCGTTCCTCCGCCGCGCGCTCGACCTGCCGACGGGCGATATCGAGAGCGTGATCCTGAGTGCTTGTGGCGATGACATGGTCGATCATGAAGCACTCGACTCGATCGGTGGCATGAACAGCGGCTGGGGTACCAAGAGCGGGGTCGAACGCGCCGGGATCATTTATGGCTGGCTTGAAAAACCGGTCGTTGAGCGCGCCGCCGCGCTCGTCGATCTCCACAAGGTCTGGGCCAGGGCGGATGGCGGCATGCGCTCCTTCGCCAAGGGGCAGGCGCCGCAAGAGGAAGAGTATCCCGAACTGGCGAGCGGGCTTTACACCTGGTGCGCGGAGCTGCTCGATCTGCGAGTCCGCGCCGTCTATGCCGATCTTCTGGCCGACGCGCTCGACGTGGGGCGTGATTATGCGGCGGCCTATGCCCGGGCGAAAAGGCGCATCGGCGGGGTCGACTTCGACGACCTGATCCGCGCGACGATCGATCTGCTCGGCCAGCCGGGCATGGGCGAATGGGTGCGCTACAAGCTCGACCAGGTGACGGAGCATATCCTGATCGACGAGGCGCAGGATACCAATCCGGAGCAATGGTCGATCGTACGCGCGCTGGCCGACGAGTTCTTCGCCGGCCTGGGCGCGCATGACGAGCGGCTGCGGACCCTGTTCACGGTGGGCGACTACAAGCAGGCGATCTTCGGCTTCCAGGGCACGCACCCGATCTATTTCCAGGCGGCTGAGCGGCACTTCGGCGGGCTGGCCGAGGACGCCCAGGGGCCGGACGGGGAGGGGCTCCGTTTCGACCGGCTCTCGCTGACTCACAGTTTCCGCTCGACCCTGCCGGTGCTTGAGTTCGTCGATGCGGCGATCGAGGCGATTCCTGAACCAGGGCTCGGCACCATTGCCGAGCGCGAGCCGCATGCCAGTGAAGTCCAGGGCCCCGGCACCGTCAGCTTGTGGCCGCTGACGGTCGCGGGCGGGAGCGAGGAGGATGAGGAAGGCTGGATCGCCGATTCGACCCGCGCGCTCGCCAGCCAGATCGCGAAACAGATCAAGGCGTGGATCGGCACGCTGGTGCTGGAGAGCAAGGGGCGGACGTTGCGCCCCGAGGATGTAATGATCCTCGTCAAGCGGCGCGGTGAATTGGCCTCCCTGATCGTGGCGCGGCTCTATGCCGAGGGCGTGCCGGTCGCGGGGGTTGATCGGCTGCGGCTCAACGCGCCGCTTGCGGTGCAGGACCTGCTCGCCGCGATCCGTTTCGTGTTGCAGCCGGGGGACGATCTGTCGCTCGCCAGCCTGCTGGTCTCGCCGCTGATCGGCTGGAGCCAGGAGCGACTGATGGAGACGGCGCCGCGCGACTCCGGCAGCCTGTGGCGGCATCTGTCGCGCACCCAGCCGCGCGAGGCGCTCGATCCGCTGCACAGGATGCTCGACCGGGCGGATATCGCCACGCCTTATCAGTTCCTCGAAGAGATGCTGTCCGGGTCGCTCGACGGGCGGCGCAAGCTGATCCGGCGGCTGGGGCAGGAGGCGCGCGATCCGATCGAGGAACTGCTCAACGCCGCGCTCGATTTCGAATCGCTCGGTACGCCGTCGCTGCAGCGCTTTCTCGACTGGTTCGATCGCGGCGATGTGGAAATCAAGCGCGATCCGTCAGCGCCGCTCGACGCGGTGCGGGTGATGACCGCGCACGGTGCGAAGGGATTGCAGGCGCCGCTGGTGATCCTGGCCGATGCGGCGGTCGATCCGACTCGCTCGCCGCGCTCGACGCTCGACTGGACGCCGGAGGGCATGGCGAACGCGCTGCCGATCTTCCGCCCGCGCGCCAGCGAACGCAGCGGGCCGCTTGGCGACGTGCTCGATGCGGATGCGCAGCGGGAGTTGGAGGAGCATTGGCGGCTCTTCTATGTCGCGGCGACGCGGGCCGAGGAACGGCTGGTCATCGCCGGGGCGCTGGGGCCGCTTGCCAAGGGCGAGCCGCCGCCATCGAGCTGGTATGCCGCGGCCGATTGCGCGATGACCGCGCTGGGCGTCGCACCGTCGCCCGATGCGCGGAGCTTCACTGGAATCGTGCCACAAAAGGCGGTTGCCGTCTTCGGCCGGAAAGCGGCGGAACAGGAAGAGGATGTCTCGCTCCCCGGCTGGACTCAGGAGCGCGCGCCGGTCGAGGCGCGCCCGCCGCGCCCGCTCGCGCCGTCGTCATTGGGGGAGGATGCCGTGGCCGATCCGCCCCCGACGCCTGCGATGCGCGCCGCCGCCGATCGCGGGCGGCTGATCCATGCGCTGTTCGAGCGCCTGCCGTCGGTGTCGCGCGCGAGCCGCGAGGGCGCGGCCGATTGCTGGCTTGAGCGGGTCGGTGCGGTCGCTGATCCCGTCGCGCGGGCGAAGATCGGGCAAACCGTGCTCAAGGTGCTGGATGATCCTCGCTTTGCCGACCTGTTCGGGCCGGAGTCGCTGGCGGAGGCGCCTATCGCGGCGGTGGTCGGCGAGGGGCTGGTCGTATCCGGCACGGTCGACCGGCTGCTCGTGACGTCGGAGCTGATACAGGTGATCGACTACAAGACGGGACGGCAGATCCCACAGGCGCCGGACGATATCCCGCCCTATCATGCGCGCCAGATGGCGGCCTATGTCGAGGCATTGCGCGTGATCTTTCCCGGGCGGGAGATCGAGGCGGCATTGCTCTACACGGCGGGGCCGACACTGGTTGGCTTGCCGTTGTCGCTGCTCGATCGCCACAAGCCGGGCTATGCCGCACCCCAACAAAGCTACGACCTGCCCGCTTGA